Proteins from a single region of Geovibrio ferrireducens:
- a CDS encoding amino acid ABC transporter ATP-binding protein, with protein sequence MIKARDVVKTYPNGVQALKGVDLDVAQGEVVVIIGPSGSGKSTMLRTLNLLEEVTSGEIEIDGNSLTHPKTNINKLREDVGMVFQSFNLFPHKTVLGNIILAPVKVKKMKHDEAVKIAENLLAKVGLADKRDSYPSQLSGGQQQRVAIARALAMRPKVMLFDEPTSALDPEMIGEVLDVIKTLAKEGMTMVVVTHEMGFAREVSDRVVFMDEGLKIEENTPEEIYNNPQNDRLKKFLSQIL encoded by the coding sequence ATGATTAAAGCAAGAGATGTTGTAAAAACCTACCCCAACGGCGTTCAGGCGCTTAAGGGTGTTGATCTGGATGTAGCTCAGGGAGAGGTGGTGGTTATCATCGGCCCTTCCGGTTCGGGCAAATCCACAATGCTGAGAACACTTAATCTCCTTGAAGAAGTTACTTCGGGAGAAATAGAGATAGACGGAAACTCGCTCACGCATCCCAAAACGAACATAAACAAGCTTCGTGAGGATGTGGGCATGGTTTTCCAGAGCTTTAACCTTTTCCCTCATAAGACTGTGCTGGGCAATATTATTCTTGCTCCGGTCAAGGTGAAGAAGATGAAGCACGATGAAGCTGTTAAGATAGCTGAAAACCTGCTTGCTAAAGTCGGCCTTGCCGACAAGCGAGACAGCTACCCGTCTCAGCTTTCCGGCGGTCAGCAGCAGAGGGTGGCGATAGCCAGAGCTCTCGCCATGCGCCCTAAGGTCATGCTTTTTGACGAACCAACCAGCGCGCTCGATCCTGAGATGATAGGAGAGGTGCTTGATGTTATAAAAACCCTCGCCAAAGAGGGGATGACAATGGTTGTGGTCACTCATGAAATGGGCTTTGCCCGTGAGGTGTCAGACCGTGTTGTCTTCATGGATGAGGGGCTCAAAATCGAAGAAAACACTCCTGAGGAGATTTATAACAATCCTCAGAATGACAGGCTAAAAAAATTCCTCAGCCAGATACTGTAA
- the rpe gene encoding ribulose-phosphate 3-epimerase, whose protein sequence is MIVAPSILSADFSRLAEEIQAIDKGGADWIHLDVMDGVFVPNITFGAPVVKHLRKTTEKPFDVHLMIIDPDRYIRDFADAGSNLITVHYEACTHLHRTVSEIKVHGCRAGVSLNPHTPVSVLEEILPFLDMVLIMSVNPGFGGQKFIESSAAKVAKLAEMKKVLRPELIIEVDGGVTDKNVKTLEEAGCNAVVAGSYVFGASSYADAIKSLK, encoded by the coding sequence ATGATAGTTGCACCTTCAATACTCAGCGCAGATTTTTCAAGACTGGCGGAAGAGATACAAGCCATCGACAAAGGCGGGGCGGACTGGATCCACCTTGATGTCATGGACGGTGTCTTCGTTCCTAACATCACCTTCGGTGCGCCGGTGGTGAAGCATCTTCGCAAAACCACCGAAAAACCCTTTGACGTGCATCTCATGATCATCGACCCGGACAGATACATCAGGGATTTTGCCGATGCGGGCTCAAACCTCATCACTGTGCATTATGAAGCGTGCACACACCTTCACAGAACAGTGAGCGAGATCAAAGTTCACGGCTGCAGGGCAGGTGTCTCTCTTAATCCCCACACTCCTGTTTCTGTTCTGGAGGAGATTCTGCCGTTTCTGGATATGGTGCTGATAATGTCTGTAAACCCCGGTTTCGGCGGACAGAAGTTTATAGAAAGCTCTGCCGCCAAGGTTGCCAAACTCGCCGAAATGAAGAAGGTTCTCAGGCCTGAGCTTATCATTGAGGTTGACGGCGGGGTGACCGATAAAAATGTAAAAACCCTTGAAGAGGCCGGCTGCAATGCAGTAGTTGCCGGAAGCTACGTTTTCGGCGCGTCCTCATACGCTGATGCTATAAAATCACTTAAATAA
- a CDS encoding response regulator has protein sequence MAYSVLVVDDESEIRLLYRTELEDSGYKVFEASNSAECFKILEKEKIDVILLDIKLKGESGIDILQEITKKYKTVKTILATAYSAYQDDFSTWLADGYWVKSPSDLESLLTEISTVIKKNKV, from the coding sequence ATGGCATATTCGGTATTGGTTGTCGATGACGAATCGGAGATCAGGCTGCTTTACCGCACAGAGCTTGAAGACAGCGGCTATAAAGTATTTGAAGCTTCAAACAGTGCCGAGTGCTTTAAGATACTTGAGAAGGAGAAGATCGATGTTATCCTCCTTGACATCAAGCTTAAAGGCGAAAGCGGCATAGACATACTCCAGGAGATCACCAAAAAGTACAAAACGGTGAAAACAATCCTCGCAACGGCTTACAGCGCCTATCAGGATGACTTTTCCACATGGCTGGCCGACGGCTACTGGGTTAAGTCCCCGTCTGATCTGGAGTCTCTTTTGACCGAGATCTCGACCGTTATAAAGAAGAACAAAGTCTGA
- a CDS encoding tetratricopeptide repeat protein — protein MEKGAAALEEKNFNKAYRIFSALADENVPEAVFALGTMYENGFGLPQDLRRALKLYIASARRGVNEGAYRAAMILIKGDTGHKDPLLAVKLLEEAAERGHDKSQYKLGFYHQAAKYVMRDYDKSFAYYTKAAAQGNADAQNKLGLMHAAGKGTMKDYEEAVKWLTMAAGQRHPEALYNLACMYHEGKGVKADLKKAVRLFKLAMKAYG, from the coding sequence ATGGAGAAGGGTGCAGCTGCCCTTGAGGAAAAGAATTTTAATAAGGCCTACCGCATCTTCTCCGCACTTGCGGATGAAAATGTCCCTGAGGCTGTGTTCGCCCTCGGCACTATGTATGAAAACGGGTTCGGCCTCCCGCAGGATCTGAGACGTGCGCTTAAGCTGTACATAGCTTCCGCCAGAAGAGGTGTAAACGAAGGGGCATACCGCGCGGCGATGATACTTATCAAAGGAGACACCGGACACAAAGACCCGCTGCTGGCGGTGAAACTCCTTGAGGAAGCAGCGGAGAGAGGGCATGACAAATCTCAGTACAAGCTGGGGTTTTACCATCAGGCAGCAAAATATGTTATGCGGGATTATGACAAAAGCTTTGCATATTACACAAAAGCAGCGGCTCAGGGAAATGCCGATGCGCAGAACAAACTGGGGCTCATGCACGCAGCCGGCAAGGGGACAATGAAGGATTACGAAGAGGCTGTGAAGTGGCTGACTATGGCGGCAGGTCAGCGTCATCCGGAAGCTCTGTATAACCTCGCATGCATGTATCACGAAGGGAAAGGGGTGAAGGCCGACCTGAAAAAAGCCGTGCGGCTGTTCAAGCTCGCCATGAAGGCCTACGGGTAG
- a CDS encoding pyridoxal phosphate-dependent aminotransferase, whose product MRYDLAKSGNGLTYEIRNIVNVATKLSQAGVDIYWENIGDPIVKGEILPDWMKEELAKIIMDNNAYAYSPTKGVLETREYIAAQVNARGGAQITAEDIIFFNGLGDAIARSYSAIRVDARIIMPEPTYSTHLLAEVLHASFPPNTYQMNPYKHWAPDIDELESKVRSFRSIVGILVINPDNPTGYVHTEEGLRQIVRIAKEYDLMLVFDEIYANMSYNGSKTVLLSDIIGDVPGISMKGISKEYPWPGARCGWIEVYNYDKDPAFQRYVDAILTQKMSEVCSTTFPQMSIPRIMSHPEYKPYLAEKIKHYEKLSNIAYSILRDVPYVVVNRTNGAFYMSVVFNEAVLNSKQKLHIEDDGVRTYVESITGSSIENDKRFVYYLLGATGICVVPLTSFFTSKPGFRMTLLERDADRFEFMVRRLAEKIVEYVESSAR is encoded by the coding sequence ATGAGGTATGATCTTGCCAAAAGCGGAAACGGCCTGACTTATGAGATACGCAACATAGTTAATGTTGCCACCAAACTCAGTCAGGCAGGTGTGGACATTTACTGGGAAAACATAGGCGATCCCATTGTCAAAGGCGAAATTCTTCCGGACTGGATGAAAGAGGAACTCGCAAAAATTATCATGGATAACAACGCATACGCCTATTCGCCCACCAAAGGCGTTCTGGAAACCAGAGAGTACATAGCCGCACAGGTTAACGCACGCGGCGGAGCACAGATCACAGCGGAGGATATTATTTTCTTCAACGGTCTGGGTGACGCTATCGCGAGATCATACAGCGCGATCAGGGTTGATGCGAGGATCATCATGCCCGAACCCACATACTCCACGCACCTTCTGGCGGAGGTTCTCCATGCTTCCTTCCCGCCGAACACATACCAGATGAACCCATACAAACACTGGGCGCCGGATATTGATGAGCTTGAGAGCAAGGTGAGAAGCTTCCGCTCCATAGTGGGCATACTGGTAATCAACCCTGACAACCCCACCGGCTATGTCCATACGGAAGAAGGGCTCAGGCAGATAGTGCGCATCGCCAAAGAATATGACCTTATGCTCGTGTTTGATGAAATATACGCAAATATGTCCTACAACGGATCAAAAACCGTGCTGCTCTCCGACATCATAGGCGATGTGCCCGGAATAAGCATGAAAGGGATCAGCAAGGAGTATCCCTGGCCCGGAGCGAGATGCGGCTGGATCGAGGTCTACAACTATGACAAAGACCCCGCTTTCCAGAGATATGTGGATGCCATCCTCACACAGAAAATGTCCGAGGTCTGCTCCACCACATTCCCGCAGATGTCCATTCCGCGCATAATGTCTCATCCTGAATATAAGCCTTATCTCGCTGAAAAAATAAAGCATTACGAAAAACTCTCAAACATAGCCTACAGCATCCTGCGCGATGTCCCCTATGTAGTGGTGAACAGAACAAACGGTGCGTTCTATATGTCTGTCGTGTTTAACGAGGCTGTCCTCAACAGCAAGCAGAAACTGCACATCGAGGACGATGGCGTAAGAACTTACGTGGAAAGCATAACTGGCTCCAGTATAGAGAATGACAAGCGTTTTGTTTACTATCTCCTCGGCGCCACAGGCATCTGCGTTGTACCGCTTACATCATTCTTCACTAGCAAACCCGGCTTCCGCATGACACTCCTTGAACGCGATGCAGACCGCTTCGAATTCATGGTACGCCGCCTCGCCGAAAAAATAGTGGAATATGTAGAGTCTTCCGCAAGGTAA
- the dnaA gene encoding chromosomal replication initiator protein DnaA, whose protein sequence is MEDVKIWEEVLKEAKKHCSDDVVSTWIKPLQMVEVRGDLITLQAPNKFYKNWVDEKYLDTLKKIFNEGLSIDADVLIITGDAPKAQTVSQAPVTSSTVADYKIPAASNLNRDYIFENFVAGSSNQFSHAACLAVSEGHFQKYNPLFIYGGVGLGKTHLMQAAGNRIMERFPKLKVLYITSETFTNEMIQSLKTKKMDEFRSKYRNIDMLLFDDVQFLAGKQRSTEEFFYTFNTLYESQKQIILTSDKTPSEIPDLEERMRSRFAWGLIADIQAPSTEEKAAIIMKRADIMNLKLSDELGMFLAENIKTENIRELIGALVRLSAYASFHNEPLSIALARKSLDKFLVRKDKMVTEENIIDAVTGYFNVKMSDLKSKKRTKSISLPRQVAMYILRNKLNISLQEVGELFGGRDHSTVLHSVQSIEKKCKDDKEIQEIIATLEKTLYQ, encoded by the coding sequence ATGGAAGACGTAAAGATCTGGGAAGAAGTACTTAAAGAAGCGAAAAAACACTGCTCCGACGATGTGGTGTCCACATGGATAAAGCCTTTGCAGATGGTTGAGGTGAGGGGGGATCTGATCACTCTTCAGGCTCCGAACAAGTTCTATAAGAACTGGGTTGATGAGAAATATCTTGATACATTGAAGAAAATATTCAATGAAGGGCTTTCCATTGATGCGGATGTGCTTATCATCACGGGCGATGCGCCCAAGGCGCAGACCGTTTCTCAGGCTCCGGTGACTTCTTCCACAGTGGCGGACTATAAAATTCCGGCCGCTTCCAACCTCAACCGGGATTACATTTTTGAGAACTTCGTGGCTGGAAGTTCAAACCAGTTTTCACATGCAGCGTGCCTTGCAGTGTCCGAAGGGCATTTCCAGAAGTACAACCCGCTTTTCATTTACGGCGGTGTGGGTCTTGGGAAAACGCACCTCATGCAGGCGGCAGGCAACAGGATTATGGAGAGGTTCCCAAAGCTCAAGGTTCTGTACATCACCTCGGAGACATTCACCAATGAGATGATCCAGTCGCTGAAAACCAAGAAAATGGATGAATTCAGAAGCAAATACCGCAATATAGATATGCTGCTTTTTGATGATGTTCAGTTTTTGGCCGGAAAACAGAGAAGCACAGAGGAATTTTTCTACACTTTCAATACATTGTACGAATCGCAGAAACAGATAATTCTCACCAGTGATAAAACGCCCAGTGAGATTCCCGACCTTGAGGAGAGGATGCGCAGCCGCTTTGCATGGGGGCTTATCGCAGATATTCAGGCTCCCTCAACGGAGGAGAAGGCTGCGATCATAATGAAGCGCGCGGACATAATGAATCTTAAGCTTTCCGATGAGCTTGGGATGTTCCTTGCTGAAAATATCAAGACGGAAAACATAAGGGAGCTCATCGGGGCTCTTGTCCGCCTCAGCGCATACGCATCTTTCCATAATGAGCCGCTGAGCATAGCCCTTGCGAGGAAATCGCTTGATAAATTCCTTGTGCGTAAGGATAAAATGGTCACGGAAGAAAATATTATAGATGCTGTGACAGGCTACTTCAATGTGAAGATGAGCGACCTTAAATCAAAGAAGCGCACAAAAAGCATATCCCTGCCGAGACAGGTTGCCATGTATATATTAAGGAACAAGCTGAATATTTCATTGCAGGAAGTGGGTGAACTCTTCGGCGGAAGGGATCATTCAACTGTTCTTCACTCTGTCCAGTCTATTGAGAAAAAATGCAAGGACGACAAGGAGATTCAGGAGATTATAGCCACGCTGGAGAAAACCTTATACCAATGA
- a CDS encoding lytic murein transglycosylase, with product MKKLIITLMLVAFTGTPSFAVPLTDEALAFADRLYSKYGIDPLKTALLIQSADYSDKALSLMDRQFEKSGWGMYRKSMVTDNRSNKGGRFYLEHRPSLELAYAQYGVTPEIIAAILAVETNYGDYKLPHRAVDVLSTLGFYYPRRADYFRSELEALLAYAEKNGMDPFSFMSSYAGAVGIPQFMPSNISKYGIDFGGDNIADLVNSKTDAIGSVGNYLAKFGWQKDKPTAIKLRGTGFDSFLGQGYDPKFTVKELEDAGIIFALPANQEEKVNVIRLQTDKGFEHWAIFSNFRTIMRYNNSANYALAVLLISKNIEEERKRLEAGNTGGS from the coding sequence ATGAAAAAACTTATTATCACGCTGATGCTAGTGGCATTCACCGGAACCCCCTCATTTGCCGTCCCTCTCACTGACGAAGCCCTCGCATTTGCGGACAGGCTGTACTCGAAATACGGCATTGACCCGCTGAAAACTGCTCTGCTTATCCAAAGCGCCGATTATTCAGACAAGGCTCTCTCCCTCATGGACAGACAGTTCGAGAAAAGCGGCTGGGGGATGTACCGGAAGAGCATGGTAACTGACAACCGGAGCAATAAAGGCGGCAGGTTTTACCTTGAGCACAGACCGAGCCTTGAGCTGGCATACGCACAATACGGGGTCACGCCGGAAATAATCGCCGCCATACTTGCCGTTGAAACCAACTACGGGGATTACAAGCTGCCTCACAGAGCTGTGGACGTGCTTTCCACTCTGGGTTTTTATTATCCCAGACGTGCGGACTACTTCCGCTCCGAGCTTGAAGCACTTTTAGCCTATGCGGAAAAGAACGGCATGGATCCCTTCTCATTCATGAGTTCATACGCAGGTGCGGTGGGCATACCGCAGTTTATGCCCAGCAATATAAGCAAATATGGCATTGATTTCGGCGGAGATAATATAGCCGATCTTGTAAACAGCAAAACGGATGCAATAGGCAGCGTCGGTAACTACCTTGCCAAATTCGGCTGGCAGAAGGATAAACCCACCGCAATAAAGCTTCGCGGCACAGGGTTTGACAGTTTTCTTGGGCAGGGGTACGACCCGAAATTCACAGTAAAAGAGCTTGAGGATGCAGGTATAATCTTTGCTCTTCCGGCAAATCAGGAGGAGAAAGTAAACGTAATACGCCTCCAGACGGATAAAGGCTTTGAACACTGGGCAATATTCAGTAATTTCAGAACAATAATGCGTTACAACAACAGCGCCAACTATGCTCTGGCTGTTCTTCTCATAAGCAAAAACATTGAAGAGGAAAGAAAAAGGCTGGAAGCGGGAAATACGGGAGGCTCATGA
- a CDS encoding amino acid ABC transporter permease yields MSRSAKDLAWNIAFYALIAAMIGGLYVATLEIDYKWRWNRIPQFIIYSAEETVKAPFDGRAVVQKGKISIVPHDGGEPFVVVKPQESRLGDGDTVLKGHTVAVNKSWKAGPLLIGLATTLQISFFSIIFAVIIGVFAGLARISRNPLFKKLSILYVELIRGTPLLVQIFIFYFFIGTVLSLDRFTAGVAALAVFTGAYVAEIVRAGIQSIHKGQMEAARSLGMSYTKAMIHVVLPQAVKRTLPPMAGQFISLIKDSSLVSVISITDLTKAGREVSATTFSPFETWFTVALLYLVLTSGLSVLVQKLEKKMASSD; encoded by the coding sequence GTGTCCCGTTCAGCAAAAGACCTCGCCTGGAATATTGCGTTTTATGCGCTGATTGCCGCCATGATAGGCGGCCTGTATGTAGCTACGCTTGAAATTGACTACAAGTGGCGCTGGAACAGGATTCCCCAGTTCATCATCTACTCTGCGGAGGAGACGGTCAAGGCTCCCTTTGACGGCAGAGCCGTTGTTCAGAAGGGGAAGATCAGTATTGTCCCCCATGACGGAGGTGAGCCCTTCGTTGTAGTGAAACCGCAGGAAAGCAGACTCGGTGACGGCGATACGGTACTGAAAGGGCACACTGTTGCCGTGAATAAATCGTGGAAGGCAGGCCCGCTTTTAATCGGGCTTGCCACCACACTTCAAATATCGTTCTTTTCGATAATTTTCGCCGTAATCATCGGCGTTTTTGCAGGGCTTGCGAGAATTTCGCGCAACCCGCTGTTCAAGAAGCTCTCCATTCTTTATGTTGAGCTTATCAGGGGCACTCCGCTTCTGGTGCAGATATTCATATTCTATTTCTTTATCGGAACCGTCCTTTCCCTCGACCGCTTTACGGCGGGCGTTGCGGCTCTGGCGGTGTTCACCGGCGCATATGTGGCAGAGATTGTCCGCGCAGGTATTCAGTCAATCCACAAAGGACAGATGGAAGCCGCCCGAAGCCTTGGCATGAGCTATACAAAGGCGATGATTCATGTGGTTCTTCCTCAGGCTGTCAAAAGAACTCTCCCTCCCATGGCGGGTCAGTTCATTTCACTCATAAAAGACTCCTCCCTTGTTTCGGTAATCTCCATTACCGACCTCACAAAGGCCGGCAGGGAGGTCAGCGCCACCACTTTCAGCCCGTTTGAGACATGGTTCACGGTTGCGCTTCTTTATCTTGTGCTCACATCAGGTCTTTCCGTTCTGGTGCAGAAGCTTGAAAAGAAAATGGCGAGCAGTGATTAA
- a CDS encoding sugar phosphate nucleotidyltransferase has protein sequence MKAVVMAGGFGTRIQPLTSSVPKPMIPVMNKPMMEYIIDSLKNAGIVDIVILLYFKPEVIKSYFGDGSSKGVNIRYVQPDDDYGTAGAVKKAEAYLDERFIVMSGDLITDFSIQEIIGYHDFKESKATITLTSVPDPLQFGVVITDKEGQIVRFLEKPGWGEVFSDTINTGIYVFEPEVLKYIPENSNFDFSKDLFPKLMAGGTKIYGYNAKGYWRDVGNPDSYRAALQDILAGEVELPLAGTPNEQDNGICYMGTDVEVGEGAVFEGLVLLGDGCVIGKNAKIKDTVIGRGCTIGDDTSVESSILWENVETGYACNIKNAVLCNGVKLGKKVLGESGFIIAQDTEVGNYVIFEKDVMVWPNKQIEESSIVSSNLIWGDKWKKSIFEGGKVSARTNVEMSPELAAKLGSAFGSQLPAGSRVLLSRDYHRGSRMLKRCFLGGLLSTGVNATDVRMSPVPVMTHKLSTFGEVAGVYFRQSQTDSTHTEILFFDEHGSPIDSNFEKNIERVFFRENFRRASHEEIGEIYEQPMVKEFYRESFMRNIDISLVKTRRFKLVVDLMNGTTDNVYPEILNKTGTDSVILNAYQDEKKLSKTIHQLATSIREVSEIVKVMEADLGFVIYPHGERLNIITNEGKSFRSDRALMFILKLMDLTAKKKNRVYLPAYAPTVLDKELRNVEIVRGKIAGLKSEYLRNFDFVGNLSNNYMFTDNGTNTDSMFASIKILELLAKVSLSVSDIMKLIPTYYFVHNVINCPLELKGFLMRKMSEEAMDKEASFLDGIKILLGARGWVHMVPDQYSANVHVYVESMSEADGKALQDEYIDKIQSWLEEQA, from the coding sequence ATGAAAGCAGTGGTTATGGCCGGCGGATTCGGAACAAGGATTCAGCCTCTTACATCCAGCGTTCCGAAGCCTATGATTCCGGTTATGAACAAACCTATGATGGAGTACATTATCGACTCCCTGAAAAACGCAGGGATTGTGGATATTGTAATCCTACTTTATTTCAAGCCCGAAGTTATCAAAAGCTATTTCGGCGACGGCAGCAGCAAAGGGGTGAACATCCGCTATGTTCAGCCGGATGATGATTACGGAACAGCGGGAGCGGTCAAAAAGGCCGAAGCGTATCTTGATGAGCGGTTCATAGTAATGAGCGGTGACCTCATTACTGATTTCAGCATACAGGAGATAATAGGCTACCACGACTTCAAAGAGTCCAAAGCCACCATAACCCTTACCTCCGTGCCCGATCCTCTCCAGTTCGGCGTGGTGATAACAGACAAGGAAGGGCAGATAGTCCGTTTTCTGGAAAAACCGGGCTGGGGTGAGGTTTTCAGCGATACAATAAACACCGGCATATATGTTTTTGAGCCGGAAGTTCTGAAATACATACCTGAGAACAGCAACTTCGACTTCTCAAAGGATCTCTTCCCCAAGCTGATGGCAGGCGGAACGAAGATTTACGGCTACAACGCCAAGGGCTACTGGCGTGATGTGGGCAACCCCGATTCCTACCGTGCCGCATTGCAGGACATTCTTGCGGGCGAAGTGGAGCTGCCTCTGGCGGGAACGCCGAATGAGCAGGACAACGGAATCTGCTACATGGGCACAGATGTGGAAGTGGGCGAAGGCGCGGTTTTCGAGGGGCTTGTTCTTCTCGGTGATGGCTGCGTCATAGGCAAAAACGCCAAAATCAAGGACACCGTAATAGGCAGAGGATGCACCATCGGAGACGATACATCAGTTGAGTCATCCATACTGTGGGAAAATGTTGAAACAGGTTACGCCTGCAATATAAAGAACGCCGTTCTCTGCAACGGGGTAAAGCTCGGCAAAAAGGTTCTGGGGGAAAGCGGCTTCATAATCGCTCAGGATACTGAGGTAGGCAACTACGTAATATTCGAGAAGGATGTTATGGTGTGGCCTAACAAGCAGATAGAGGAAAGCTCAATAGTGAGCAGCAACCTTATCTGGGGTGATAAATGGAAGAAATCCATATTCGAAGGGGGGAAGGTTTCCGCCCGTACAAATGTGGAGATGAGCCCCGAACTGGCGGCCAAACTCGGCTCCGCCTTCGGCAGTCAGCTTCCCGCGGGTTCCCGTGTGCTTCTCAGCCGTGACTATCACAGAGGTTCACGCATGCTTAAGCGCTGCTTCCTCGGCGGTCTGCTCTCAACAGGGGTAAACGCAACAGATGTGCGCATGTCCCCCGTACCGGTGATGACGCACAAGCTCTCCACCTTCGGGGAGGTTGCGGGCGTGTATTTCCGTCAGTCACAGACCGATTCCACCCACACAGAGATTCTGTTCTTTGATGAGCACGGAAGCCCCATCGACTCCAACTTTGAGAAAAATATAGAGCGCGTCTTCTTCCGCGAGAACTTCCGCCGCGCCTCCCACGAGGAGATAGGCGAAATATACGAGCAGCCCATGGTGAAGGAGTTCTACCGGGAAAGCTTCATGCGCAACATAGACATATCCCTTGTGAAAACCCGCAGGTTCAAGCTTGTTGTGGATCTTATGAACGGCACAACGGATAACGTCTACCCCGAAATCCTCAACAAAACAGGCACGGATTCGGTAATCCTCAACGCATATCAGGACGAGAAGAAGCTCTCCAAAACCATCCACCAGCTTGCCACATCCATCAGGGAAGTGTCAGAGATTGTGAAGGTTATGGAGGCCGACCTCGGCTTTGTAATATATCCGCACGGCGAGAGGCTGAACATAATCACCAACGAGGGGAAAAGCTTCCGCTCCGACAGGGCGCTGATGTTCATCCTGAAGCTTATGGATCTCACAGCAAAGAAGAAGAACAGGGTGTACCTGCCCGCTTATGCTCCCACTGTGCTTGATAAGGAGCTCAGAAATGTGGAGATAGTAAGGGGAAAGATCGCAGGGCTCAAGAGCGAGTATCTGCGTAACTTTGACTTTGTGGGGAACCTCAGTAATAACTATATGTTCACCGACAACGGAACCAACACCGACTCGATGTTTGCCTCCATCAAAATCCTTGAACTGCTGGCGAAGGTCAGCTTAAGCGTTTCGGATATTATGAAGCTTATCCCCACATACTACTTCGTGCATAATGTGATCAACTGCCCGCTTGAACTCAAGGGCTTCCTGATGCGCAAGATGAGCGAGGAGGCGATGGATAAGGAGGCCTCTTTCCTTGACGGAATAAAAATACTCCTCGGTGCGAGAGGCTGGGTGCATATGGTTCCTGATCAGTATTCGGCAAATGTGCATGTGTATGTGGAGTCCATGTCCGAGGCGGACGGCAAGGCGCTTCAGGATGAATACATAGATAAAATTCAGTCATGGCTGGAGGAACAGGCCTGA
- a CDS encoding transporter substrate-binding domain-containing protein: MKKLLVILAVMLMSFACSSEKKEAATAGSAPAAAGSVLDEIVKRGELHVGLEAGYMPFELKNKQGDIVGFDVDMAERMAKDLGVKLVLVNTAWDGIIPSLLTKKFDIIMSGMTVTPERNIQVNFANPYITIGQTILIHKKHEGVIKSYTDLNDPKYIISTKLGVTADYATKRYMPNATIRLFETEQEAVMEVINGKADAFVYDLPYNASFFSQNSENLVFLDDPFTYEPLAWAIRKGDYDFMNWLNNFLAQVKGDGFYEETYNKWFLSSDWLKDVQE, encoded by the coding sequence ATGAAAAAATTACTGGTAATTCTTGCCGTAATGCTGATGAGCTTTGCCTGCTCATCCGAAAAAAAAGAGGCAGCCACTGCTGGTTCCGCTCCCGCTGCGGCCGGTTCCGTGCTTGACGAGATAGTGAAAAGAGGCGAACTTCATGTCGGTCTTGAAGCTGGCTACATGCCCTTTGAACTCAAAAACAAACAGGGCGATATTGTGGGCTTCGACGTTGATATGGCTGAAAGAATGGCAAAAGACCTCGGTGTTAAGCTTGTTCTTGTGAACACAGCATGGGATGGAATCATTCCTTCTCTTCTCACCAAAAAGTTCGACATCATCATGTCAGGCATGACAGTTACTCCTGAAAGAAACATTCAGGTTAATTTCGCAAACCCCTACATCACAATCGGCCAGACTATACTTATCCACAAAAAACATGAAGGCGTTATTAAAAGCTACACCGATCTTAATGACCCCAAATACATAATCTCAACAAAACTCGGCGTAACTGCTGACTATGCAACTAAGAGATATATGCCCAACGCCACAATCAGACTGTTCGAAACTGAGCAGGAAGCTGTTATGGAAGTTATCAACGGCAAAGCGGATGCTTTCGTTTATGACCTTCCCTACAACGCGTCTTTCTTCTCTCAGAACAGCGAGAACCTTGTTTTCCTTGATGACCCCTTCACTTACGAACCCCTCGCATGGGCGATCAGAAAAGGCGACTACGACTTTATGAACTGGCTTAACAACTTCCTTGCTCAGGTCAAAGGCGATGGTTTCTATGAAGAAACCTACAACAAATGGTTCCTTTCCAGCGACTGGCTGAAAGACGTTCAGGAATAA